The window AACTGATTCATTCTATAAGCGACTGTCTAGTTTTCCAAGTTCTATGTACATTGATTCTCTAGAAGACAGTGTTTTCCTTATATTGGATTTCAGAAAATGAATTAATTCCAACACATTTGACAAAAGTTAACAAACATCAAACTTTAGATACATTTCAAAATGGCCACCAGCATACATAACAACCCTATGTAAATGAAGATAGAGGTGTGTATGTTggagtcagtggaggctgctgaggggaggacggctcataataatggctcgAATGgagtgtttgataccattccattcactccctaccggacattattatgagtcgtcctACTCTCAGCAACCTCCACTGGCTGGAGTGTATGAGACCCACTTCTAGACCAGAGCGGTTCATCTCAGCCAGGAAGTCCAGCTGGAGGTCGTGGAGGTAGTAGAGGTAGGGCCGGTGGTGACAGTCACGGAACAGTAGGGACTTGTTCACAAAGTCCTGGAGAACGTCCTCCACCTCCTCCGGTTCTAGATCCCACAGAACCGACAGAACCTGCAGGCAGAGGAACATGGAGGACACAGGTTggtggtggcaccttaattggggaggactggctcatagtaatggctggaacgctattcaagacattattatgagccgtcctcccctcagcagcctcctttgATGGAAGAACAGGCTTCGATTTAGAAACAATGACCTGCTTCCTTGTCTTTTCTTATCTCTTATTATCTTATTCCCTCCTTCTTTCCACAAGGACAGCTCACAATGTCTCCATgggttgtgaatactttttgGCTGAAGGTGGCGGATAGCCTTACCCTAACCTACAGTAGCCTAGCTTAGTTTAGCCtaacctgacctaaccaaacctaGCCAAATCTAACCTTACCTACCCAAGCCTAACCATAATCCCCCCCGGCCAGTCTGACCTTGGCAGGTACTTTGACGTCCTTCTCCAGCACGGTGAGGTCAATGTACAGCTCCCTGTGTTCCTCAGACAGGACCTGGATGCTGGCAGCCATGGCCTGGTCAAGGGCATCGTAGTCATACGAAGACGACTTACGGATACGCTTGAACTTCTTCTGCTGGAGCGTGTGCAGGTAGTAGGCCCAGCGGTCCGGGAACTCCCGCAGCAGGGCCCCGATTAGGGACACCACCAAGGGGGAGcctggggaagagaggagggtagaggaggggtttAGGTAGGCTGGTTGATTGTGCCAagagttttatatatttttttttttaagagttGAGATGTATcaaaactaaataaatacaaattccattTCTGTTACATGTCACAATTTAATGTATTGAATTTAAAATTTCACTAATTGAAATTGAATTTCATGATTTAGAATGGAATTCTACAAGTCGTTGAAGGTTAACAGAACTTTCAGCAGGCATTAAGGGCTCCTTTTCTCTGAAGTCTGTGCTCAGACTAATTTGACTATCAGTTTTTTGACTCAAACAAAAACAGGCTAACAGTCTCATACTCATTTGACTGATGTCCTGCGTGTAAGAGAAAACTGAACATAACCACTATACAAAGCAAGCTATAAAAAGACATGAATaggtgtactgtgtactgtgaaACACATTGTTCTGAAATAGCGCCTGCCCTACAGAGAAAGGTGCAGCTGAATGCAGAGGATCCACAGTACAACTCGCTGAAAATTTTGGTTTATTTTTTATGAATCTTTTGTCATGGAGAAGAAAGTGCTGATTGTGTTTTTCTCAGGTCAGTGTATTTATTAtgatatttaaaatatatatattttattacaatgtatttACGATTGCATATCTGCAGCCAGCACATTTGTGTTCCAACCCAACACTATCACAAAGAATCAATGAACCATCAAGCTCTTGAGAAGAAGAATCTGCTAAAGTGCAATACTTTTAGATAGAGTTAAAATGTGAACATTAGTAGTTTAAGAAATAGTAATACTATGATTTTTTCTGCTCTGAACTTTTAGATGATCAAATTGACTATTGATTTTGCAGCTTCTGGGTAGAAGGGTAGATATTATTGATGTTGCAGCCTCTGGGTAGAAGGGTAGATATTATTGATGTTGCAGCCTCTGGGTAGAAGGGTAGATATTATTGATTTTGCAGCCTCTGGGTAGAAGGGTAGATATTATTGATGTTGCAGCCTCTGGGTAGAAGGGTAGATATTATTGATGTTGCAGCCTCTGGGTAGAAGGGTAGATATTATTGATTTTGCAGCCTCTGGGTAGAAGGGTAGATATTATTGATGTTGCAGCCTCTGGGTAGAAGGGTAGATATTATTGATGTTGCAGCCTCTGGGTAGAAGGGTAGATATTATTGATTTTGCAGCTTCTGGGTAGAAGGGTAGATATTATTGATGTTGCAGCCTCTGGGTAGAAGGGTAGATATTATTGATGTTGCAGCCTCTGGGTAGAAGGGTAGATATTATTGATTTCGCAGCTTCTGGGTAGAAGGGTAGATATTATTGATTTTGCAGCTTCTGGGTAGAAGGGTAGATATTATTGATGTTGCAGCCCTTGAGGCAGTTACTTGAGATGACAATGCACCTCTTCACAGGGCTCTTCACACTATCCTCCTGTCAGTATCACTATGTAACAGACCCTAAAAACTGGACTGAAGCACAGAGGTACTGCAGAGAGAAGTACACGGACCTGGCCACCGTAAGCAACATGGAGGATATGAACAGACTGAACCACTTGACTATAGACAGCGATTATGATGGAGCAGTGTGGATAGGACTGAAGAAGGGACAGAATTCCAGGTGGCAGTGGTCTCTGGCAGACATAGACTACTATAGTAAGGGACAGACTCAGTTTAGTGAATTTTGGGACCAAAACGAGCCAGGAAATGTGAATGAAGATTGTGGTGTCATGGAGAATTCTGGAAAATGGCACGACTATTTTTGCACTACTCAACACTTTCCAGTGTGCTACGACGGTGAGTGACATACTACATGTAATCTAGATAAAAACACACTAACCTAGTAACACCAGAGGACACCAGCAGCACATACAATTTCACCAAGTAACAGATTACTGTGGGGTTATCAAGGTCGCAACGTTTGTCTTTCAAATTTCTTGTCAATTCCAAGCTTATGATTTCCAAAGGTTTATGAATTGACAACAGTTCAAATGGCACTGATCCAAACTCTGATCCAAACTCTGCTGGTTGCATTTGTCCCCATAGGGACTAAGTCTCCAGCTGGTCGTTTCCTAATGGTTCAACAGCTAATGACCTGGAGGGAGGCTCAGCTCTACTGCAGAAAGAACCACACAGACCTGGCTAGCGTGAGGAACCAGACTGAGAACAAAGAGATCTGTAACGTGGCCGGGAGTAGCAACGTTTGGATCGGCCTGTTCAAAGACGCCTGGGAATGGTCGAACCAGAGTAACTCCTCATTCAGATACTGGGTCGACAGAGAACTGAACAAGTCCTGCGCTGCTTGGAATCGCAGTACCTCAGGCCAATGGATAGACATAGAATGTCTGAAGGAATGTCCCTTTGTTTGCTACGGTAGTAAGTTAAGATCTCTTATTGTGCCACCGAACTCATCTCGTTAAATGGGCTATTGATTTGGAATAACTGTCCACACAGATTTAAATATGTAACATTCTTGTATGTGATGGTGACTGTTCATCTTAACTGTGTATATAACCAGCCACCCTGCGTCATGGGTTTTGCGGAGTTTAATTTGACTACCTTGACAATGTGTCTTTCAACATTCAGGTCCCCAAAGCTAAATTACCATAAAAAGGCTACATTATAGAATTGCCCACTATTATAGAATTATGAATTATTTCAATTGGTGGTTTGAATTTCCAATTCATTCCCTGCTGAGAAGGGTTATATCTGTGTATGTGTTAGACCCAAGACCCCCAACAGTCAAGAAGATACAGGTAGTGAGAGTGAGGATGACCCCAGACCCAAATATGGACCTGAATGATGCTACGGTGAGGGAGGCCATTTTACAGCAGGTGAGTCTCACCCTCTTCATTTATAGatttttaccttcatttaaccatGTATGCCAGTTAACCCTttacactttttttattttatttaactaggcaagtccgttaagaacaaattcttattttcaatgacggcctaggaacagtgggttaactgccttgttcaggggcagaacattTGGATCATTTACAGGTTCAAAGAGGCAGATTTTAttcccacctgacccagattgcgatttaaAAATGGGCCGTCAGTAAAACAACagtaaacaacagtaattgtgtgaaggtgggatgcagggttgtgttccaaacaaaactacacatttgcttgctctagttcctcaagaGCACCACTAGGAGCTAAAAAAAGCACTTTATATTTGAacactcttctttgagtcataaaagtgcattggaTTGACTTAGGAACtatgcacactttggagaggtgtgtggccacttggagacaccagttagtcctctcactcaaacccttgtaattgttttgtcttatgttgcacctaccccacatttcccaggaatattcttatcatgcTACTGGATGGATCCAGAGTATTTCCAGATTTCGCTAATAACAAATGaagtgaaaagtacagtaaatgtaaaatgcacataaaatcaacagtgcaatgtttggattcagtcttgtatCAGGTGcactgttgtgtcctcaacttTGATCAAATCATTTTCCCACAATCTCCTTGTTCCCTTTCAATTTCTACCATGCTattagaaacatttcaatttagccttATCCATAAAGGTCAATTTCCcatgagtgtaaagggttaagaaTCAATTCTTATTCATAATGACCAACTCGCTGTGAACAAGTACAGTCCACTGCTCCTTACGTTAAGAGAGTTCTCCAAGTAATGATAAACCCTTCAAACCGTAAGAGTGCAGGTACCTACATATGGAAGCATATAGCTGCCATAATTAAATGTGTAATGCAAATTGGTTAATCCTACAATGTATTAATTAATAAATATTCAGTAAGATTAGGTGTTCAGGGCATAAATCCTGGTTCTGTTCCTCAGATAACGGAGAAAATGAAGGCCAATGGGATGGTTGAAAACTTCAAACTGAGATGGAAAGAGCAGCCAGATGGAAATGTCTTCCACAAGGAAGAGAAGAAAgcatgacagaaagagagaaaaaaggggGCCGAAAAAGAAGGAAGAGCTTTGAATAGAAGCACATGGAGTTAGTGTGTGGATCGGTTGCCCCGTGCCAGCTATAATTAATGATTCCCTTCTCATCTCACATTGTACTCATTTATCATGAACCATTATTAAATAtcataattaagtgataatgcccgagaagccggtgtttggaggatatattggcatgggtgttgttaggcctGAGACGAAGTCAAGAGCCGGCAAACTGTGCCATTaaatcctccaaacactggcttcgagggcattatcacttttatacaacgggttaccaacaaaTTCAAATAAcgatttacatattttcattaaaaactttattttgattaccttattcatactatttcatctttccagggttgctacccaagccggctggttgtctgttcgttctatcggttcggttgccagagacacgacccagtcgttcgttctgaATGTTCCAtagccatactggctggcaacgttcttatcccttgcttgctagctagccaactaaggctaacttacagtcacgtcaaacagtgcagccagaataacaacagtagctgcatttgtgtttgtttaagctgtttccTAGTGACATTTacttggatacatccataacaatgagctaatgatgcacgATTTCTACTGGCATAGAAAATTCTCTCTCTTGTCAGGACAGAGGAGCCAACAACACAACCAACACAATCACTAAAAACTGAAgttggaaagactgcaaactagccccgtttcgtttgaccttttttcaatttacatttctttgtatatatccataaaagtGATGCCAGCTgattgtcttcactgacattttcaacctctccctgaccgagtctataatacctacatgtttcaagcagaccaccatagtccctgtgcccaaggaagcaaaggtaaccttcccaaatgattaccgccccgaggcactcacgtctgtagccatgaagtgctttgaaaggctggttatggctcacatcaacagcatcatactggataccctagacccactcc of the Salvelinus alpinus chromosome 37, SLU_Salpinus.1, whole genome shotgun sequence genome contains:
- the LOC139566042 gene encoding putative C-type lectin domain family 20 member A isoform X2; the encoded protein is MEKKVLIVFFSGLFTLSSCQYHYVTDPKNWTEAQRYCREKYTDLATVSNMEDMNRLNHLTIDSDYDGAVWIGLKKGQNSRWQWSLADIDYYSKGQTQFSEFWDQNEPGNVNEDCGVMENSGKWHDYFCTTQHFPVCYDGTKSPAGRFLMVQQLMTWREAQLYCRKNHTDLASVRNQTENKEICNVAGSSNVWIGLFKDAWEWSNQSNSSFRYWVDRELNKSCAAWNRSTSGQWIDIECLKECPFVCYGNPRPPTVKKIQVVRVRMTPDPNMDLNDATVREAILQQITEKMKANGMVENFKLRWKEQPDGNVFHKEEKKA
- the LOC139566042 gene encoding putative C-type lectin domain family 20 member A isoform X1 yields the protein MLQPLRQLLEMTMHLFTGLFTLSSCQYHYVTDPKNWTEAQRYCREKYTDLATVSNMEDMNRLNHLTIDSDYDGAVWIGLKKGQNSRWQWSLADIDYYSKGQTQFSEFWDQNEPGNVNEDCGVMENSGKWHDYFCTTQHFPVCYDGTKSPAGRFLMVQQLMTWREAQLYCRKNHTDLASVRNQTENKEICNVAGSSNVWIGLFKDAWEWSNQSNSSFRYWVDRELNKSCAAWNRSTSGQWIDIECLKECPFVCYGNPRPPTVKKIQVVRVRMTPDPNMDLNDATVREAILQQITEKMKANGMVENFKLRWKEQPDGNVFHKEEKKA